From a single Carassius carassius chromosome 8, fCarCar2.1, whole genome shotgun sequence genomic region:
- the LOC132144808 gene encoding histone H3-like centromeric protein A: MRHNKSAHRRKPSTPRRRSPPEPRPTPPPSRARRTSGPSEASPRKKHRFRPGTRALMEIRRYQKSTGLLLRKAPFSRLVREVCQTFSREQMMWQGYALMALQEAAEAFMVRLFSDANLCAIHAKRVTLFPRDIQLARRIRGVENM; the protein is encoded by the exons ATGCGGCATAATAAATCGGCTCACAGGCGAAAGCCGTCGACCCCCAGGCGCAGATCTCCACCAGAGCCGCGGCCAACCCCGCCGCCCTCCAGAGCCCGGCGCACCAGCGGACCCTCCG AAGCGTCCCCACGCAAGAAACACAGGTTTCGCCCTGGCACTCGAGCTCTGATGGAGATACGTAGATATCAGAAGTCTACTGGTCTGTTGCTGCGCAAGGCCCCGTTTTCACGGCTG GTTCGAGAGGTGTGTCAGACATTTAGTCGAGAACAGATGATGTGGCAGGGATATGCTCTAATGGCTTTACAGGAG GCTGCAGAAGCATTTATGGTCCGTCTGTTTTCTGATGCCAACCTTTGTGCCATTCATGCCAAGAGGGTGACATTGTTTCCAAGAGACATACAACTTGCCCGGCGAATCAGAGGTGTTGAAAACATGTGA
- the LOC132144809 gene encoding proteasome subunit beta type-7-like, protein MLNISTKATTGGFSFENTRRNAVLEANLSQKGYSAPNARKTGTTIAGLVFKDGVILGADTRATDDMVVADKNCMKIHYIAPKIYCCGAGVAADAEVTTQMMSSNVELHSLSTGRPPLVTMVTRQLKQMLFRYQGHIGSSLIVGGVDVNGPQLYSVYPHGSYDKLPFLTMGSGAASAISVFEDRYKSNLELEEAKQLVRDAITAGIFCDLGSGSNVDLCVITDKTVDYLRGYDQPVQKGMREGTYRYKPGTTAVLTKTVTPLTLDVVDESVQVMDTE, encoded by the exons ATGTTAAACATATCGACAAAGGCAACGACCGGAGGATTCTCTTTTGAGAACACACGCAG aaatgCTGTTCTTGAAGCAAACTTATCACAGAAAGGTTACAGTGCGCCAAACGCCAGGAAGACTGGCACCACCATCGCTGGCCTAGTATTCAAA GATGGAGTGATTTTAGGTGCAGACACCAGAGCCACGGATGACATGGTTGTAGCTGATAAAAACTGCATGAAAATCCATTACATAGCTCCCAAAATCTA TTGTTGCGGTGCTGGTGTTGCGGCAGATGCTGAGGTCACTACTCAGATGATGTCATCAAACGTGGAACTCCACTCACTCAGCACAGGACGGCCTCCTCTTGTCACCATGGTGACCCGACAGCTGAAACAGATGCTGTTTAG GTATCAGGGGCACATTGGTTCTTCTCTAATTGTGGGAGGTGTGGATGTTAATGGCCCACAGCTCTATAGCGTCTATCCGCATGGTTCCTATGATAAGCTGCCCTTCCTTACTATGG GGTCTGGAGCAGCTTCTGCCATTTCTGTATTTGAGGATCGTTACAAGTCAAACTTGGAG CTGGAGGAAGCAAAGCAACTGGTGAGAGATGCCATCACCGCAGGCATCTTCTGTGATCTGGGTTCAGGCAGCAATGTAGACCTGTGTGTGATCACAGACAAAACTGTAGACTATCTGAGAGGATATGACCAGCCAGTTCAGAAAGGAATGAG GGAGGGTACATACAGATACAAGCCAGGCACTACTGCTGTGCTCACAAAAACAGTGACTCCATTAACACTGGATGTTGTGGATGAATCTGTCCAAGTGATGGACACAGAATGA